Proteins encoded in a region of the Colius striatus isolate bColStr4 chromosome 18, bColStr4.1.hap1, whole genome shotgun sequence genome:
- the SOCS3 gene encoding suppressor of cytokine signaling 3: MVTHSKFPAAGMSHPLDTSLRLKTFSSKSEYQLVVNTVRKLQESGFYWSTVTGGEANLLLSAEPAGTFLIRDSSDQRHFFTLSVKTESGTKNLRIQCEGGSFSLQSDPRSSQPVPRFDCVLKLVHHYMPPAPCAVPEQPGGALHPKRTYYIYSGGEKIPLVLSRPLSSSVSTLQHLCRKTVNGHLDSYENMTQLPAPIKEFLDQYDAPL, translated from the coding sequence ATGGTCACCCACAGCAAGTTCCCCGCCGCCGGGATGAGCCACCCCCTCGACACCAGCCTGCGCCTCAAGACATTCAGCTCCAAGAGCGAGTATCAGCTGGTGGTGAACACCGTGCGCAAGCTGCAGGAGAGCGGCTTCTACTGGAGCACGGTGACAGGCGGCGAGGCCAACCTGCTGCTGAGTGCCGAGCCGGCCGGCACCTTCCTCATCAGGGACAGCTCGGACCAGCGGCACTTCTTCACCCTCAGCGTCAAGACGGAGTCGGGCACCAAGAACCTGCGCATCCAGTGCGAGGGCGGCAGCTTCTCCCTGCAGAGCGACCCTCGCAGCAGCCAGCCCGTGCCCCGCTTTGACTGCGTGCTCAAGCTGGTGCATCACTACATGCCGCCCGCGCCCTGCGCTGTCCCTGAGCAGCCGGGGGGGGCTCTGCACCCCAAACGCACCTACTACATCTACTCGGGCGGCGAGAAGATCCCCTTGGTGCTGAGCCGCCCACTCTCCTCCAGCGTCTCCACCCTGCAGCACCTCTGCCGCAAGACCGTCAACGGGCACCTGGACTCCTACGAGAACATGACTCAGCTGCCGGCTCCCATCAAGGAGTTCCTGGACCAGTACGATGCCCCCCTCTAA